From Glycine soja cultivar W05 chromosome 4, ASM419377v2, whole genome shotgun sequence, the proteins below share one genomic window:
- the LOC114408963 gene encoding EIN3-binding F-box protein 1-like: MSKVFSFTGNDDFYHGGPIYPNPKEPCLFLSLGRQVDVYLPLQKRSRFSVPFDISGEWFEQKPKTSIESLPDECLFEILRRLPAGQDRSVCASVSKRWLMLLSSICKNETYSNESTGNENQEISDEGYLSRSLEGKKATDVRLAAIAIGTASRGGLGKLTIRGCNSDRGVTSVGLKAIAHGCPSLKVCSLWDVATVDDEGLIEIASGCHRLEKLDLCKCPNISDKTLIAVAKNCPKLAELSIESCPNIGNEGLQAIGKCPNLRSISIKDCSGVGDQGVAGVLSSASFALTKVKLESLNVSDLSLAVIGHYGIAVTDLVLSCLPNVSEKGFWVMGNGHGLQKLTSITIDCCRGVTDVGLEAIGRGCPNVQNFKLRKCAFLSDKGLVSFARAAPSVESLQLQECHRITQIGLFGVFFNCGAKLKVLTLISCYGIKDLNMELPAISPSESIWSLTIRDCPGFGDANLALLGKLCPRIQHVELSGLQGVTDAGFLPLLESSEAGLVKVNLSGCVNLTDRVVLSMVNSHGWTLEVLSLDGCKRVSDASLMAIAGSCPVLADLDVSRCAITDTGIAALARGKQFNLEVLSLAGCALVSDKSVPALKKLGRSLAGLNIKLCNAISSRSVDKLLGHLCMCDILY; the protein is encoded by the coding sequence GAAATGATGATTTTTATCATGGGGGTCCTATTTATCCTAACCCGAAGGAACCGTGTCTCTTCTTGTCTCTTGGCCGTCAAGTTGATGTTTACCTTCCTCTTCAGAAGAGGTCTCGCTTCAGTGTTCCATTTGATATCAGTGGAGAATGGTTTGAGCAGAAGCCTAAGACATCTATTGAATCTTTGCCAGATGAATGCCTCTTTGAGATCCTTAGAAGGTTGCCTGCAGGCCAAGATAGGAGTGTCTGCGCTTCTGTATCCAAGCGCTGGCTTATGCTTCTGAGCAGTATTTGTAAGAATGAAACTTACAGCAACGAAAGTACTGGAAATGAAAATCAGGAAATTAGTGATGAAGGATACCTATCCCGAAGCTTGGAGGGAAAGAAGGCAACAGATGTAAGACTTGCTGCCATTGCCATTGGGACAGCCTCTCGAGGAGGGTTGGGGAAGCTTACAATTCGTGGATGCAATTCAGATCGTGGGGTGACTAGTGTAGGTCTCAAGGCAATTGCTCATGGGTGCCCTTCTCTAAAGGTTTGCTCTCTATGGGATGTTGCTACTGTTGATGATGAAGGCTTGATTGAGATTGCTAGCGGGTGTCACCGGTTAGAGAAGCTTGACCTATGCAAGTGTCCTAATATTTCTGACAAGACTTTAATTGCAGTTGCAAAGAACTGTCCAAAGCTGGCTGAGTTATCAATAGAGTCGTGTCCTAACATTGGCAATGAAGGTCTACAAGCTATTGGGAAGTGTCCCAATCTAAGGTCTATCTCAATCAAGGATTGCTCTGGAGTTGGTGATCAGGGAGTTGCTGGTGTGTTGTCTTCAGCTTCTTTTGCTCTAACAAAGGTGAAGCTTGAGTCGCTGAATGTTTCTGATCTCTCTCTAGCAGTGATTGGGCATTACGGCATTGCAGTTACCGATCTTGTCCTAAGTTGCCTCCCAAATGTCAGTGAGAAAGGGTTCTGGGTTATGGGTAATGGCCATGGACTGCAGAAACTAACTTCAATCACAATTGATTGCTGCCGAGGAGTAACAGATGTTGGGCTTGAAGCTATTGGAAGGGGTTGTCCAAATGTGCAAAACTTCAAGCTTCGGAAGTGTGCTTTTCTGTCAGACAAGGGATTGGTATCGTTTGCCAGGGCTGCTCCATCAGTTGAGAGCCTACAATTGCAAGAGTGCCACAGAATTACCCAAATTGGGCTCTTTGGTGTCTTTTTTAACTGTGGTGCAAAATTGAAGGTTCTTACTCTGATTAGCTGCTATGGGATCAAAGATCTCAATATGGAATTGCCTGCAATATCTCCTTCTGAATCAATTTGGTCATTAACAATCCGTGACTGCCCTGGATTTGGCGATGCTAACCTTGCTTTACTTGGAAAGCTGTGTCCTCGGATTCAGCATGTTGAATTGAGTGGACTTCAGGGAGTAACAGATGCAGGGTTTCTTCCACTGCTGGAGAGCTCTGAGGCTGGTCTGGTTAAAGTTAATCTAAGTGGTTGTGTAAATCTGACGGACAGAGTAGTTTTGTCCATGGTTAACTCACATGGATGGACTCTCGAGGTGCTAAGCCTTGATGGTTGTAAAAGAGTCAGTGATGCTAGCTTGATGGCTATTGCAGGTAGTTGCCCAGTGCTCGCTGATCTCGATGTTTCCAGGTGTGCAATCACTGATACTGGTATCGCAGCCCTTGCCCGAGGAAAACAGTTCAACCTGGAGGTACTTTCTTTGGCAGGTTGCGCATTGGTTTCAGACAAGAGCGTGCCTGCATTGAAAAAATTGGGCCGTTCCCTTGCTGGATTAAATATCAAGCTTTGCAATGCAATCAGCAGCCGCTCAGTTGACAAGCTTCTGGGACATCTCTGCATGTGTGACATCCTCTACTGA